GGGTCAGGTCGAGTTCGGAGGCGTAGCGGTGGGTGCGCAGCGTGAAGCCGCGCCGCTCGGCCCAGGCGCGGTGGGCCGGATCGGGGTCCGGGACGTCCACGCTCAGGCCGTGGGCGCCCAGGTCGCGGGCGGCCTGCCGGGCCTCCTGCCACAGGACCTCCCCGGCACCCTGGCCGCGCGCCTCGGGAAACACGAGGACGCTCAGGTGCAGGAAGTCCGGGGGGATGAACAGCGAGTGTTGCAGTTGCCAGCCGCCCAGGACCTGTCCGTCCGGGCCGAGCAGCAGCTCCCGCCGGGCCTGGGCTTCCGGGCCGCGCCGCGCGTCGGCGGCGATCAAGTCCGTGCCGCTGGTGTTGCGGCCACCCAGGCTCAGCAGCGCCGCGAAGGTCTCGGCGTCGTCCGGGGTGTAGGGGCGCAGGGTCCAGCCGTCCGGGAGGGTCACGGAACGGCCTTGATCAGCTGCCGGATGGCGCCCAGGTGGTACGCGACGTGCGCGACCGCACCCGTCAGGCCGCCGGTCACGTCCCTATCGGCGGGTCGGTCCTCGAAGGTGCGGGCGAAGGTCACCAGGGCGTCGTACGCGGCGCGCAGCCGTTCGCGGGCGGCCTCCCACCCGGCGGCGTCCACCTGGGCAGGCTGGAAACTCCCTTTCCAGTCGAAGGGACCGCGGTCCCCGTCGCGCTCCCAGCGGACGATGACTTCGAGGTGGTAGGCGGTGTGCGCGGCGTGCGCGGCGACGGTGCTGCCCAGCACCTCCCGGCTGGCCTGCTCGGCACTCAGGGCGTCCAGGGTGGCGAGCAGCCCGTGGTTGCCGCTGCCGTCGGCTTTCGTGCCGTCCAGGAAGGCGGTGCCCTGGCCGGGGTGGCCGCCCAGTGCGGCCTCGCGCAGGATGTCGAGGATGCCGCTGACCGCGCTGGACGCCGACGGGGTGGGGGTGGTCATGCCCCCAGCGTACGGAGCGGGGCGGGGCTGGACATGCGTCATCTGACCGCTGGCAACCGCGCGCGGACTCTGGTAATGTGGTGAGTTGCGCTGCCCGGCGAGGCCTGACCCTGTCAGGACACTCTGCCTGCGTGCGGCGACAGAGGAGGTGAACTATGAACCAGTACGACCTGAACCTGATCCTGAACCCCAACCTCAGCGCCGAGCAGGTGGGCATCGAGAAGGACTACATCGAGACCACCGTGAAGAACGCGGGCGGGGAAATCAGCAACCTGGACGAGCTCGGCAACCGCCGCCTCGCCTACGCCGTGAACAAGGACCGCGAGGGCTACTACCTGATGTACACCATCAAGGCCGCCGGCAACCCCGAAACGGACATCGCCAGCACCCTGCGTCTGCGTGACCACGTGCGCCGCGTCCTGGTGGTCAAGGACCGCCCGGAGTGGAAGACCAAGAAGGCCTGATCTCCTTACGCTATTGACGTAATGAGATCGGTCCTGTTATCGTACGGTCAACCCGCAAGGGCCACACACGCCAGCCGCATCCAAAACCCCAGTACGAATCCTGCCGGATTCAGCCAGCAACAAAGGAGACCACGTCATGGCCCGAGGCATGAACCACGTTTACCTGATCGGCGCACTCGCCCGCGATCCCGAACTGCGCTACACCCCCAGCGGCACCGCCGTGTTCGAAGCCACCATCGCCGGTGAAGATCACGTCATCGGCAACGACGGGCGCGAACGCAAACTCCCCTGGTACCACCGCGTGTCCATTCTCGGCAAACCCGCCGAGTGGCAGGCCGAACGCAACCTGAAAGGCGGCGACGCCGTGATGGTCGAAGGCAGCGTGGAGTACAGCCAGTGGGAAGCCCCTGAAGGCGGCAAACGCAGCATGGTCCGCGTGAAGGCCCTGCGCATGGAACAGCTCGGGTACACCCCCGAACTCGTTCAGGACGCCGGAGGCGGCGTTCGCATGAGCAGCGGCATGAACGAAGTCATTCTCATCGGGAACGTCACCCGTGACCCCGAACTGCGCTACACCCCCGCCGGCGACGCCGTGCTCGGACTCGGCCTGGCCGTGAACGAGACCTGGAACGACCGACAGGGCCAGCGTCAGGAGAAGACCCACTGGATCGACGTGACGCTGTGGCGCGACCTCGCCGAACGCATGAAGGACCTCCGCAAAGGGGACCCCGTGCTCGTGCAGGGACGACTGGTCAACGAAGCGTGGACCGATCGCGACGGTAACAAACGCAACTCCACCAAAGTAGAGGCGACGCGAGTCGAAGCCCTGTCCCGAGGCGCAGGGGCCGGTAACCCTGCAGCCACCCCCGCCGGACCTCGCACGCAGACCGCGAGCAGTGCGGCGCGCCCCCAGAGCGGCGGCTACGGCCAGCCGAGCCGGGCAGCGAACACGGGGAACCGTTCGGGCGGCTTAGATATTGACCAAGGTCTCGACGATTTCCCACCGGACGAAGACCTGCCGTTCTGAACCCCGCTTGGGGAGAGGAACGCAGATTTCAAGGACTAACACATGACCCAGACCAACAGCGCCGAGCGTAAACCGCGCGGCAAGGGACCCAAGCGTCCCCGCAAGCCCAAGGTCGATCCGTTCTCCATCGGGGAACTGGAAATCACCGATTACAAAGACGTGAAGATGCTGCGCCGTTTCGTGAGCGACACGGGCAAGATCCTCCCCCGCCGCCGCACGGGCCTCTCGGCCAAGCACCAGCGCCGCATCGCGCAGACGATCAAGATCGCCCGCCAGCTGGCCCTGCTGCCCTACACCGAGAAGCTCGTCCGGAAATAAGGAGAATTGACATGCAAGTAATTCTTCTTGAACCCGGCAAGCTCGGCAAGACCGGCGACGTCGTGAACGTCAAAGACGGCTACGCCCGCAACTGGCTGATCCCCCAGGGCATCGCCACGCCGGCCACCGCCAGCAACATGAAGAGCCTCGAGGCCCGCATCCGCGCCCGCCAGAAGACCCTGGCGGCCGAGAAGGCCAGCGCCGAGGACCTCGCCAGCCGCCTGAACGGCGTCGCCGTGGAACTCAGCGTCCGCGCCGGCGAAGGCAAGATCTACGGTGCGGTCACGCACCAGGACGTTGCCGATTCGCTCGACAAGCTGGGCTTCGACGTGGACAAGCGCCGCATCACGATGCCGAAAACCGTCAAGGAAATTGGCGAGTACGACATCACCTACCGCGCCCACCCCGAAGTGAGCATCCCCATGAAGCTCGTGGTGCACGCCGCGAAGTAAACGCCAACAAGCGTCCAGACCCCCGCCCACGTGGCGGGGGTCTTCTTCTTGCCTTCTCATACGGGGCTCCATTGATTCCAAACCAGGCAGGGTCACCCGGTGGCCCCCTCACCCTTCCGTCGCTTCGCTCCACTGCTCCGCAGCTCTGCGAGTCCCTCCCTCTCCCCTCGTGGGAGAGCGGAATCCGACCACGTTGGAAGCAAATCAATCTAATCCCGTATCACCTGCCCCGCGCCCCCGACAGGCCGACCGGGGTACGCCCCGACGTCTACCGGGCGGGCTTTCCCGCTACACTTGGGGCGAACGTCCCCACAGCGCAGTCACCGGAGGCGTTCGACCTCAGTTTCCCACCCCGGGGCGCGTGCCCGACACCGGCGCGCGGCCCCATGCAACACACCATCAAAGGAGCGCACCGTGACGACCCCAGGACTTATCGGGATCATCGTGGCGCTGCTGCTCGGACTGGTCGGGGGATTCCTGGCGGGGCAGAGTCGTGGGGCGCGGCAGCGCGCCGAGATCGACACTCGCCTGCAGCAGGAAGCCCAGCGCGACGCGGACCGCATCCGCGCGCAGGCCGACGCCGACGCCCGCACCCTGCGGGCCGAGGCCGACCAGGACAGGCAGGACGCCACCCGCAGAATCAAGGAAGCCAGTGACCGCGAAGCCCAGCTGGGCGTGCAGGTCGCGCAGTTCGACGCGCAGCTCACGCAGATTCAGGGGCAGCGCGAGCAGATCAGCGCCCTGCGCGCCGCGCTGGACCAGGAACGCGCGCAGGTCAAGCAGGACGCCGCCCGTGAACGCGAGGCGCTGAGCGGCGACCGCCAGGAGACCCGCCGGGAACGCGAGGAACTCAAACGTGAGATCGAGCGGCTCAACCGCCGCGCCGAGCAGCTCGACGCGCGCGGTGAGAAGCTCGACGCGCTGGAGGAACGCCTGGAAGACCGCGCCCGGCACCTCACCGAGCAGGAGCAGGAGATCGGCGCGCGCCTGCATCAGGCGGACCTGAAACTCTTCGAGATCGCCGGACTGTCCCCAGAGGCGGCCCGCGCGGACATCCTGACCCGCCTGGACGCCGAACTGGAAGAGGAGAAGGCCATCCGCGTGAAGGCCATGCAGGAACGCGCCAGCGCCGACGCGAAACGCTCAGCGCGGCACGTGATCGCGCAGGCCATCCAGCGCAGCGCCTCAGAGACGAGCGCCGCCCTGAGCGTGTCGGTCGTCCCCATCCCGAACGACGCCATGAAAGGCCGCCTGATCGGCCGCGAGGGCCGCAACATCCGCGCGTTCGAGGCCCTGACCGGCGTGGACCTGATCATCGACGACACGCCCGAAGCAGTGATCCTCTCGAGCTTCAACCCGGTGCGGCGCGAGGTCGCCAAGCACGTCCTGGACGCCCTGGTCGCCGACGGCCGCATCCACCCGACCCGCATCGAGGAGATGGTGCACAAGGCGCAGGACGAGATGAAGGCCTTCATGCACGCCCAGGGCGAGGAAGCCGCCATCGAGGCGGGCGTGGTGGGCATCAAGCCGGGCCTCGTGCAGCTGCTGGGCCGCATGTACTTCCGCACCAGCTACGGCCAGAACGTCCTGAAGCACTCCATTCAGGTGGCGCACCTGACCGGCATCATGGCCGGGGAGCTGGGCCTCGACGCCGGAATGGCCCGCCGCGCCGGACTGATGCACGACGTCGGCAAGAGCATCGACCGTGAGATCGACGGCACGCACGTCGAGATCGGCATCAACCTCGCCAAGCGCTTCGGGGAGCCCGCCGAGGTCATCGACGCGATCGCGCACCACCACGACCCGGAGAACGGCGAGACGCTGTACTCCGTGCTGGTGGCCGCCGCCGACGCCATCAGCGCCGCGCGACCCGGTGCGCGCCGCGAGGAGCTGGAATCGTACGTGCGCCGCCTGGAGATGCTGGAGCAGATCGCCGTGTCGTTCCCCGGCGTGCAGCAGGCCTACGCCATCCAGGCCGGGCGCGAGGTGCGCGTGATCGTGCAGCCGGAGAAGGTCACGGACGCCCAGGCGACCCTGCTGGCCCGCGAGATCGCCGGGCGGGTCGAGCAGGACATGGAGTACCCCGGTCAGGTCCAGGTGACCGTGGTCCGCGAGAGCCGCGCCGTGGAAGTTGCCCGCTGAGCAGAAGCGGGCAGAGGAGGGTCGGGGCCATGCGCTCCGGCCTTTTTCACTGCATACCGTCCGGAACACGCTCGGAAAGGACCCGTCTGGCACGAGATTTTTCAGGCCGCCGCGCGGGGATTGACACGCCCTGCATACCGGGGTATCCTAGTTTTATCACCGTCCGAGAAGGGCGGATTTTTCGTTTTGGTCTGGGCACCCCCACGCGAGCCCCTCTCCCCTAACGATCAGGCAGCCGCTGCAGCCAGTTCGACGCGTGGCAGTGGCGACGGGGCGATCAGCACCGGTCGGGCGTACCCGACTGCATAGCCCCCGGCGGCTGCTTCTGCTGGAAGGACGTCCAGCACGACAGATTTCCGGTCGGCGCGCAGGACTTGACCGGCCCTGCATATCGCGCTATTCTATTTCTATCACCGTCCGCGAAGGGCGGATTTTTCGTTTTGGTCCCCGTGACTCCCACCGACCAGCTGTCCGTGTCATCGGGCGCACCGACCGAGGCTGCATACCGACATAAGAGCGCCGGATAAGAAGGCTCTCCAGGACGGCATTTTTCCAGCCGTCCCGCGAGGCTTGACGCTGCCTGCATACCGCGCTATATTTTTCCTATCACCGCCGAAGAAGGCGGGTTTTTTATTTTCTATCCCCTGCCAGCCACGCGGCGGCGCTCTGCGCGACCTGCAGGTCGTACTCGGCGGCGCGGCCTGGGGCGGCCAGCGGGGTCAGGCGGGTTACGTCTGCCCACACCTGCTGGCGCAGCAAGGTACCCCCCTCGCGCAGCAGCAGCGGGCCGTAGCGCAGGGCCGCCTCCTCCGGCAGGGCCACGTAGGCCGGGTCGGGGCCGGACTGACGTTCCAGCCGCAGGACCGGGTAGCGCCAGAAGCCGGGCGCCAGGACCTCCGCCGCGACGTGATAGCCGCGTTCCTGCGCCCAGCGGCGCAGCGGTTCCGGGCTGTCGTTCGGTTGCAGCACCAGCGCGTCCGGCACGCGATCAGGCGTGCGGGTCAGGATGCCCAGCATGGTCTGCGCGCCCATGCCGGTCATGCTGGCACTCTGCACCTCGCCGGGCGCCAGCGGGGCGAGGCCGTTTCCGGCGCGGACCTCCAGGCGGCCTGTGAGGCCCGCGCGGGCGACGTTCACGCGGGCGTGTTCCAGCGGGCCGGGGTTCACCTCGACGATCACGCCGCGCGTGATGCGGCCCAGCTGCGCCAGCCGGATGGGGAGGTGCGCGTGGTCACTGCCGATGTCCGCGTGAGCGTCGGCCTGGATCAGGTGCAGGGCCGCCTGGAGGCGCGCGTCAAGGTGCGGCATGCGGGTCTTCGGGCGCGTCCGGGCGGTGCCCCTGGCGGGAGAGGATCACGGAGTACGCCCCCACCGAGAGAATCACGGCCGCGATGGCCGCGCCGTACACGAGGATGTCCGACCCGCCCTTCCATTCCAGCGCGACGCTGAAGAAGTTCACGCTGAGCGCCACGATCACGATGCCGATCAGTTTCTGCTTCAGGTCGTCGAAGGAGTCGATGTGCAGCCAGCGGGGCACGTTCTGCACGCGGCCCACGAACAGCGCCTGCAACCCGAACGAGATGATCAGCAGCGCCACCCCGACCAGCAGCGTGTCGGCCTGCTCGACCGCCGCGACGATCAGGGTCTTGGTGGTGTGCGCCTCGCCCAGGTCACCCAGCGCCGCGCGGATGGTGACGTACGCCTGCGCGATGGCGGCGATGAACAGTGCGAGGCTGAACGCGAAGGAACTCAGCACGCCCAGTTCCACGATCAGGCGCGTGAACCCGAACGCGCCCGCCAGCGTGACGCGC
This region of Deinococcus sp. JMULE3 genomic DNA includes:
- a CDS encoding DinB family protein, with the translated sequence MTTPTPSASSAVSGILDILREAALGGHPGQGTAFLDGTKADGSGNHGLLATLDALSAEQASREVLGSTVAAHAAHTAYHLEVIVRWERDGDRGPFDWKGSFQPAQVDAAGWEAARERLRAAYDALVTFARTFEDRPADRDVTGGLTGAVAHVAYHLGAIRQLIKAVP
- the rpsF gene encoding 30S ribosomal protein S6, with the translated sequence MNQYDLNLILNPNLSAEQVGIEKDYIETTVKNAGGEISNLDELGNRRLAYAVNKDREGYYLMYTIKAAGNPETDIASTLRLRDHVRRVLVVKDRPEWKTKKA
- a CDS encoding single-stranded DNA-binding protein, giving the protein MARGMNHVYLIGALARDPELRYTPSGTAVFEATIAGEDHVIGNDGRERKLPWYHRVSILGKPAEWQAERNLKGGDAVMVEGSVEYSQWEAPEGGKRSMVRVKALRMEQLGYTPELVQDAGGGVRMSSGMNEVILIGNVTRDPELRYTPAGDAVLGLGLAVNETWNDRQGQRQEKTHWIDVTLWRDLAERMKDLRKGDPVLVQGRLVNEAWTDRDGNKRNSTKVEATRVEALSRGAGAGNPAATPAGPRTQTASSAARPQSGGYGQPSRAANTGNRSGGLDIDQGLDDFPPDEDLPF
- the rpsR gene encoding 30S ribosomal protein S18 gives rise to the protein MTQTNSAERKPRGKGPKRPRKPKVDPFSIGELEITDYKDVKMLRRFVSDTGKILPRRRTGLSAKHQRRIAQTIKIARQLALLPYTEKLVRK
- the rplI gene encoding 50S ribosomal protein L9, with the protein product MQVILLEPGKLGKTGDVVNVKDGYARNWLIPQGIATPATASNMKSLEARIRARQKTLAAEKASAEDLASRLNGVAVELSVRAGEGKIYGAVTHQDVADSLDKLGFDVDKRRITMPKTVKEIGEYDITYRAHPEVSIPMKLVVHAAK
- the rny gene encoding ribonuclease Y; amino-acid sequence: MTTPGLIGIIVALLLGLVGGFLAGQSRGARQRAEIDTRLQQEAQRDADRIRAQADADARTLRAEADQDRQDATRRIKEASDREAQLGVQVAQFDAQLTQIQGQREQISALRAALDQERAQVKQDAAREREALSGDRQETRREREELKREIERLNRRAEQLDARGEKLDALEERLEDRARHLTEQEQEIGARLHQADLKLFEIAGLSPEAARADILTRLDAELEEEKAIRVKAMQERASADAKRSARHVIAQAIQRSASETSAALSVSVVPIPNDAMKGRLIGREGRNIRAFEALTGVDLIIDDTPEAVILSSFNPVRREVAKHVLDALVADGRIHPTRIEEMVHKAQDEMKAFMHAQGEEAAIEAGVVGIKPGLVQLLGRMYFRTSYGQNVLKHSIQVAHLTGIMAGELGLDAGMARRAGLMHDVGKSIDREIDGTHVEIGINLAKRFGEPAEVIDAIAHHHDPENGETLYSVLVAAADAISAARPGARREELESYVRRLEMLEQIAVSFPGVQQAYAIQAGREVRVIVQPEKVTDAQATLLAREIAGRVEQDMEYPGQVQVTVVRESRAVEVAR
- a CDS encoding tRNA (adenine(22)-N(1))-methyltransferase TrmK — protein: MPHLDARLQAALHLIQADAHADIGSDHAHLPIRLAQLGRITRGVIVEVNPGPLEHARVNVARAGLTGRLEVRAGNGLAPLAPGEVQSASMTGMGAQTMLGILTRTPDRVPDALVLQPNDSPEPLRRWAQERGYHVAAEVLAPGFWRYPVLRLERQSGPDPAYVALPEEAALRYGPLLLREGGTLLRQQVWADVTRLTPLAAPGRAAEYDLQVAQSAAAWLAGDRK
- a CDS encoding YqhA family protein — encoded protein: MPKRPAPPLSRTRRVTLAGAFGFTRLIVELGVLSSFAFSLALFIAAIAQAYVTIRAALGDLGEAHTTKTLIVAAVEQADTLLVGVALLIISFGLQALFVGRVQNVPRWLHIDSFDDLKQKLIGIVIVALSVNFFSVALEWKGGSDILVYGAAIAAVILSVGAYSVILSRQGHRPDAPEDPHAAP